The following coding sequences are from one Gossypium raimondii isolate GPD5lz chromosome 4, ASM2569854v1, whole genome shotgun sequence window:
- the LOC105768149 gene encoding 60S ribosomal protein L4 gives MAAAARPLVSVQTIESDMATDATPTVPLADVMKASIRPDIVTFVHDNISKNSRQPYAVSKRAGHQTSAESWGTGRAVSRIPRVPGGGTHRAGQGAFGNMCRGGRMFAPTKIWRRWHRKINVNQKRYAVASAIAASAVPSLVMARGHRIEAVPEMPLVISDAVESVEKTSGAIKVLKQIGAYPDVEKAKDSQEIRPGKGKMRNRRYISRKGPLIVYGTEGAKLVKAFRNIPGVEVANVERLNLLKLAPGGHLGRFIIWTKSAYEKLDTIYGSFDKPSEKKKGYVLPRSKMVNADLGRIINSDEVQSVVKPIKKEIKRAPLKKNPLKNLNAMLKLNPYAKTARRMSLLAEAQRVKAKKEKLDKKRKPISKEEATAIKSAGKAWYQTMISDSDYTEFENFSKWLGVSQ, from the exons ATGGCCGCCGCCGCGCGCCCTCTTGTCTCCGTCCAAACCATAGAGTCCGACATGGCTACTGATGCCACTCCAACCGTTCCTCTCGCTGATGTGATGAAAGCCTCGATTCGACCCGACATCGTCACCTTCGTTCACGACAATATATCCAAAAACAGCCGTCAACCCTATGCCGTCTCCAAACGCGCTGGTCACCAAACTTCAGCTGAATCCTGGGGTACCGGTCGTGCCGTCTCACGTATCCCTCGTGTTCCTGGTGGGGGTACTCACCGTGCAGGCCAAGGTGCTTTCGGAAACATGTGTCGCGGTGGACGCATGTTTGCTCCTACCAAGATCTGGCGCCGCTGGCACCGGAAAATCAACGTTAACCAGAAGCGTTACGCCGTTGCTTCTGCCATCGCCGCCTCCGCTGTTCCTTCCCTCGTCATGGCACGTGGCCACCGCATTGAGGCTGTACCGGAGATGCCGCTGGTCATTTCCGACGCTGTTGAGAGCGTTGAGAAAACCTCGGGTGCAATCAAGGTTTTGAAACAGATCGGAGCATATCCTGATGTTGAAAAGGCTAAGGACAGCCAAGAAATCCGACccggaaaaggaaaaatgaggAATCGGAGGTACATTTCCCGTAAAGGTCCTTTGATTGTTTACGGAACTGAGGGAGCTAAGCTTGTTAAAGCCTTCCGTAACATTCCTGGAGTGGAGGTTGCCAACGTGGAGAGGCTTAATCTGTTGAAACTGGCACCTGGTGGTCACCTTGGAAGGTTCATTATTTGGACCAAATCGGCTTACGAGAAGCTGGATACGATTTACGGGTCATTTGATAAGCCTTCTGAGAAGAAGAAAGGGTACGTACTGCCTCGATCTAAGATGGTGAATGCTGATCTGGGTAGGATTATCAACTCTGATGAGGTGCAGTCGGTTGTGAAGCCCATTAAGAAGGAGATCAAGAGGGCACCTTTGAAGAAGAACCCACTCAAGAACTTGAATGCTATGCTGAAGTTGAACCCATATGCGAAGACTGCTAGGAGGATGTCTCTTTTAGCCGAGGCACAACGTGTTAAGGCTAAGAAGGAGAAGCTTGACAAGAAGAGGAAGCCCATTTCTAAG GAGGAGGCAACAGCAATCAAGTCAGCAGGCAAAGCATGGTATCAGACTATGATCTCCGACAGTGACTACACAGAATTTGAGAACTTCTCTAAGTGGTTGGGTGTGTCTcagtaa